One genomic window of Elaeis guineensis isolate ETL-2024a chromosome 2, EG11, whole genome shotgun sequence includes the following:
- the LOC105036925 gene encoding RING-H2 finger protein ATL70, with product MSNFSQPSPNPMNSINISGDSLDGGSGPYHAGEFRYGAGVSVGILLLITIITVSSYYCNRVNTPRPAPPDDGATTAAADVETGIDEATLMNYPKVLYSETKLRDKGATSSCCSICLADYKDSDVLRDLPDCRHVFHVKCVDPWLRLNPTCPLCRTSPLPTPLPTPLAEVVPLARQS from the coding sequence ATGTCCAACTTCTCCCAGCCCTCACCTAACCCGATGAACTCGATCAACATCTCCGGCGATAGCTTAGACGGAGGCTCCGGGCCCTACCACGCCGGAGAGTTCAGATACGGTGCCGGAGTTTCCGTTGGCATCCTCCTCCTCATCACCATCATCACGGTGTCATCCTACTACTGCAACCGAGTCAACACACCGAGACCAGCTCCGCCGGATGACGGTGCAACGACGGCGGCGGCCGACGTGGAGACCGGGATCGACGAGGCCACCCTGATGAACTATCCCAAGGTGCTTTACTCCGAGACCAAGCTCCGAGACAAGGGGGCGACGAGTTCATGCTGCTCGATATGCCTGGCGGACTACAAGGATTCCGACGTGCTAAGGGATCTGCCGGACTGCCGGCACGTGTTTCACGTCAAGTGCGTCGACCCATGGCTGCGGTTGAATCCGACGTGCCCCCTCTGCCGCACGTCGCCGCTGCCGACTCCCCTTCCGACGCCTCTGGCTGAGGTTGTTCCATTGGCAAGGCAGTCATGA